CGCCATGGCCCTCCGCACTCCCCGGAACTTCACCCCCGGCCCCACCGAAAACGCCTCCGGCCTGATGTCCGGCGGCCTCATAGGTCCCGTCCGCCTCCAATACATGCGCACAAAGTCTTGATTTCACATCACTTGCCCGCGCGGCCCATACCCCCTGCAGAGACTTACCCTTTTAGAATCAAGACTTTGCAAAAGAAGTCCAGACCTAAGTCCCCTGTTTCGAAGACTTTGCACAAAAACAGGGGGGAAGGGGGTACCCCTCTGCAACAACAAACTAATCTGGTGCGAGGAGCGGAGTGATGAAAGCGCTGATGCTGTGCAGGTACGAACATCTGGAGGTTACGGATATCCCGGAGCCCGACTGCGCGCCCGACGAGGTGCTGATTCGTGTGGCGGCCTGCGGTATCTGCGGTAGCGATGTTCACGGGTACGACGGTAGCTCCGGGCGCCGCATTCCCCCCATCGTGATGGGGCATGAGGGGGCCGGCATCATCGAGCGTGTCGGCACGCACGTAAAAAACTACAAGCCTGGTGACCGCGTGACCTTTGACTCCACTGTTTACTGCGGCGATTGCGAATTCTGCCAGCGCGGCGAGGTCAATCTCTGCGATAACCGCCAGGTGCTCGGCGTCTCCTGCGGGGACTACCGGCGCAACGGCGCCTTCGCGGAACTCGTCGCGGTCCCGGCACGCATTCTTTATCCCCTGCCCGACGGTTTCCCTTTCGAAGAGGCCGCGATGCTTGAGGCGGTGTCGGTTGCGTTGCATGCCGTACGCATCACGCAAATGAAGGGTGGCGAATCAGCGTTGGTCATCGGTGCAGGGATGATTGGTCTGCTCACCGCACAGGCAGCACGCGCTGCAGGATGCAAGTCCGTAATGATCGCCGATGTGGACGCAGCGCGCCTGAAGCTGGCTGAGGAGGTCGGCATCCCGGAAACACTGCACCTCAGCGGACAGCAGCTGATCGACGAAGTGCTGCGCCGTACCGGCGGACACGGCGTGGATGTGGTGCTCGAGGCCGTGGGCCGCGCCGAAACGGTCGTCGCCTCCATTGAGTGTGTGCGCCGCGGCGGCACGGTGACCCTTATCGGCAACATTCAACCGGAGGTGCCACTGCCACTGCAACGCGTTGTCACCCGCGAGATCCGGCTGCAGGGCTCGTGCGCGTCAGCGGGCGAATATACGGAGGCCATCCGTCTGATGAGCGATGGCGCGATCACCGTAAGGCCGCTCATCTCCGCGATGTCATCGCTGGAGGAGGCCTCTGACTGGTTCCGCCGTCTGCATTGTCGCGAGGCCGGCCTGCTCAAGGTGGTTGTAACGCCGAACGGCACATCAGAGGTAGACGCGTGAGCCACAATTTCTTCGATCTCACCGGCCAGGTGGCTGTGGTCACCGGCGCATCGCGCGGCCTTGGCCAGTACTTCTCACGCGCGCTGGGCCGCGCCGGTGCGAAGCTCGTCATCACCAGCCGCAAAGCAGGTGACTGCGATCAGTTTCTGAATGAGTTGGCAGGCGGTGGGATTGAGGCGAAGGCTCTCGTGCTGAATGTGCGCGAGCACGACAGCATTGCAGCGTTTGGCCCCGCAGCAGAAGCGGCGTACGGCAAGGTCGACATCCTGGTGAACAACGCCGGCTGCAATATTCGCAAGCCCGCGCTCGAGGTCACATGGGAGGACTGGAACACCGTCCTCGACACCAATCTGCGCGGTGCCTTCTTTGTGGCGCAGGCGGTTGCGCGCGGCATGATCCAACGCGGCTACGGCCGCATCATCAACATCAGTTCCGTCACAAGCGTCTTTGGCTACGCGGGTCTTGCGCCGTATGGGGCAAGCCGCGGAGGCATCCGCCAGCTCACCATGAGCCTCGCCGATGACTGGGGCAAGAACGGCATCACCGTGAATGCGCTCGCTCCCGGCTGGTTCGAGACTGAGCAGAACAAGGTGATGTACCAGAACGAAGGCTGGGTGGAGTACCTGAAGGAACGCATCCCGCTGAACCGCCCCGGACGGCCCGACGATCTGGACGGAGCGATCGTCTTCCTTGCCAGTGAAGCCTCGCGATACATCACGGGACAGACGTTGCTGGTGGATGGCGGCATCACGGTGGGCCGCACCCGCGCAGTCGTAAACAAACCTTAGTAAGGTGTCGCTGCGCTGGCGAACACCGCCCGTCTATGAGAGCGATGTTCCGGCAAGCGCCTTCTGCACATCGATCACCTCGACGCGTCTGAGCATCGTCAGATAGGCCACGATACCCACCAGGATGTACACGGTCGGAATCACGAAGGCCCACATGTAGCTACCCGTGCGCTGCACTACCCATCCGGTCAGGATCGGCGCGGCGATCGCAGAAATCTGATTAGAGAAGTTCATAATCCCACCCACTCTGCCGCTGCTCGAGTTCGGAACCAGGAGCGTCGGCAGGCTCCACAGCACTGGCGACGCGGCGGAGAGACCTCCGATGGCGATGGTTATCGAAATCAGTGCCGACGTGATGCTGTGCGCAAACGCAGCTCCCGCGATGCCCAGGCCACAGCAGGTCCCAGCGATCAGCACCGTCCGTCTTACTGCATTGGCGTCGAAGCCGCGCTTGATCAAAAGGTCCACCAGAACGCCGCCAATCAGCAGGCCGCAACATGCGGCCACCAGCCAGGGAGCACCGGTAAAAAGGAACGACTGCCGTAATGTGATGTGCTGCGTTTGGGCGAGGTACGTAGGCAGCCATGTCAGCAGCAGATAAAAAACATAGTTGTAAGCACCGGAGCCAATCGCCGCTCCCAATATCTTGCGCTCGCGAAGCAAACGACTCATAGGAATGGGAGGCGCAAGCATAAGGTCGAAGTCGCCCGGTCCGCTGTCCCGACGGACGATATTGCGAATGGAAAACCGGTGCGGCTCGCGATACAGCAGCGCAAACGCGGCAAGGTAGGCAAACGACAGCAGTGCCGTAAATCCGAAGGACCAGCGCCATCCGAACTGTAACAACAGCAATCCCAGCAAGGGCACGCCGACGGCATTGGCCAGCTTCGCGGTGCTGTCGAACATCGCGGTTGCAAACGAGCGCTCATGCGCCGGGAACCACCCTCCGACGGCCTTTGCACTCGCCGGGAAAGTGGGTGCCTCGCCAATACCGAGCAGCAGCCGCGCCGCAAAGAACAGCAACACGCTCGGAGCAAATGCCGCGGCGATCGAAGCCATGCCCCAGACGAAGATGGACACCAGCGAAACCTTGCGCACACCGAAGGCGTCCAGCAGCATGCCCGTGGGCAACTGGCAGGCCGCGTAGGTCCACGAATACGCTGCGGAGAGCTGGCCGAAAGCTGCAGGAGTGATGTGGAAGCTCTTCACCAGCGCGTCGTGCGAGACGGACAGGTTTACGCGGTCGAAGTAGTTGACCAGCACACCGAGAGCTAGTAAAACGCCGATGGTCCAGCGATAGGGCTCGGGATTGGAGTGCTCCAAGGTCAGAGCTTCAGCGGACATATATGCGTAATCACTCGAGGGCTGCGGCTGGGATACCAAATGGCGAAGGTTCAACGTGCCGGATAAGCGACCGTTTTGCCGGTGCGCGAGTTAAATACCGTGAATGAACCATCCTTACTCGCGCTGACCTTTAGATAATTGCCCGCGTCTGAAGCGTCATCGCCGTTGAGATTCGCAATGCGTTCGTCAGGCACGTTGTACTGGCCGGCCTCTTCCGAACGGTGCAGTTGCCACATCGCACTGAGTCCGGGCACCGCATTGATCTGCTTGACGGTTGGAAGTGATCCTCCCTTTTTAGCACCGTTGTCCATGATCGCTACCTCGGGTTGAATAGCATCGACGTAGGCAGGACTGGAACTCTGATACCAGCCGTGATGGGAGACGATCAACAGCGAAACGGTTCCAATGCGATTGACGGGGCACATCAGGGAACGTTCCTTGTCCCACGTCAGATCGCCGAGATCTGTGGCGCTGAAGCGCCCAAAGCGAAGAAGCACGCCGACGGAGTGGCTGTTCTCCGTCGTGTCTGTCGGGCGAATCTCGGATTTGTCGCAGAAGCTGTTCGCTGCGCCTGCCCCGGGCAGTGGATTGGTGATGACCTCTCCGTTGGAGCTGAGCACTTGTGCGCTGAGATCTCGTAATGGCAGCGTCTGCCCTGCAGAAACCGTCATGCGTTTTGCGCGGCCGGAGCGGATCGCCTCCATATATGCATTGAAACCTGAGACACAGGCTGGGCAGCGCTCGTACAGGTCACCGTGGTCGATGAACGTGCCGACAGGCATGAGCGCGAGCAGTTGAGGAACACCGCCGACATGATCGTCGTGATAGTGCGTGATGATCACATAGTCGAGCTTGCTCAGACCGGCGAGCTTCGCAGCCGCCACGATGCGCTTTGCGTCACGCGAGTCGTGCCCAGGCCAACCCGTATCGATCAGCAGCGACTCGTGCTGGGGAGTGACGAACAGCGTAGACTGGCCGCCCTCCACATCGATGAAGTAGATATCGAGCGTCTTTTGCTGCGCGGCTGCGGATAATGAGGTCACGATCGCGAGGACGGTCAGCAGTAAGGTCTTCATCGAATCTCCTTGTGGGTAGAGTGGCATGGGGTTGCCCCTAACACGATGCCACCATCAACAAGCAGTGTATGGTCAGTGACGGTCGGTCTGAGCGACGCGTGGGATTCGCTTGCATTCACAGGGAATTTGTTCGCCAATGGTCGGCTCACCCAGGCGAACGCTACGGCGAGGCGCAGCGCCTCGGCCGAATCCCTCGGATATCCAACAGAGCGTAAGTTGTTTTGTGAGTGGTGAGCGGGCTGGGGCTCGAACCCAGGACCAGCGCCTTAAAAGGGCGATGCTCTACCAACTGAGCTACCCGCTCGCTCTTTGATTAAGGTAACACGCTCAGACTGTGAGATTCACAAGCTGCGGCTGCTCCTCAGCGACGGTGCGCTTCAATTGTCCGCATGCCGCGTAGATGTCGCGGCCGCGCGGCCTGCGAATGTACGCCGGCATTCCGCCTTCAATAAGCATCTTCTGGAAGCGCGCAACATCCTCCGGCTTGGGCTGCACGTAGTCGATGCCCGGGCCGGGATTCCAAACGATCAGGTTCACCTTCGCGCGCATGCCCTTCAACAGATCGAGCACCTCGCGCGCATGCTCTGGCTGATCATTCACGCCGCCGAGCAAAACGTATTCGAACGTGACCCACTCACGCGTACGCAGAGGGATACGCTTGCAGGCTGCGAGCAGCTCCGCGATCTTCCACTTGCGCGTAATCGGCATTATGCGCTCGCGCACAACGTCGTTGCTCGCGTTGAGTGAAAGTGCGAGCTTCGGGCGAACCTCTTCGCTCGCGAAGCGCTCGATTCCCGGCAGGATTCCGCTGGTGGAGACGGTCATGCGCGATTCGGGAATGCCAATTCCCTCAGCCAGCAGGCGCACGCTCGCCATGAACTCGTCGTAGTTCAGGAACGGCTCGCCCATTCCCATGAAGACGAGGTTGATTCTGTCTTTGCCGATCTGGATTGCCTGCCGGTTCAGGACAGCCGCAACTTGTCCGGCAATTTCACCTGCGGTGAGATTGCGCTTGATGCCCAGCTTCGCTGTGAGGCAGAACTGACAATTCACCGCACATCCGACCTGGCTCGAGATGCAGATTGTGGCGCGCCGGAATCCCTTTTCCGCGAGAGTGCCGAAGCTGGATTTCGCGCGTCCGTTTCCGCGCCGGTCCCAGTACCCGGGCTTTGCTCCGGAAACAGCCTCTTCGGCATCGACAGACTCTGCCGCCTCTTCTTCGGCGGCTTCGCTGCCATCACCACGCTCGCCGCCATCGCCGTCGGGCATCCACACGGTTTCGACGGTCTCGCCGTCGGCCATGCGCATGAGGTAGCGCTCTGTGCCGTCGACCGAACGAGCTGTCTGGACGATCTCGGGCAGACCGACGCTCCAGCCCGCTGTCATGAGCTGCTCGCGCAGGGGATGCGAGAGGGTGGTCATGTCCTCAACGCTGATGACACGCTGCTTGTACAGAGCGTCCCATATCTGGCGGGCGCGGTAAGGCTTTTGCCCGAAGCTGTTCATCAGCTCGGCCAAGCCAGGGAGAGTCATCCCGAAAAGAGCGCGCGTTTCCACTCCTTCTAGGATACTGTCTCCCGATGAACCATCACATTGATCCGGCCGCGGTATACGCAGAAGCACGCTCCCTCAACGCCACCTATGGAATTGGTGCGGAGACGGAGGCGCTACGCCGCATCCTGGAGGCGAATTCAAAGGGAGATGCGCAACAAGAGGCGTTCTGGCAGGCGGTGTCGAGGACTCTTCAGTCGCCGGGATACTTTTATCCGGGCCTCTGAAGCGCATTACGAAGAACGACACCTCGCCCCGCTGCGCGACAAAACGCAGCAACTGGCCAATGACCGATGAACCGCTAGGCGGCGGCCAGGACGGCAACGCGGCGGTCAGCTTCGACCACGCCATCGGCGACACCCACGTCCATGTACAGGGCGCGAGCTTCGATCCAATGGGATACCGCATGGTCTCTTTCGCCCGCAGCCATTTCGGCCAAAGCCGCTACGCGGAGCGCGTTTGCCATTTCGAGTGGACTGGGCGGTGAACTTCGGTAGTACTCGAGAACGGCCCGGGCCTCGCGCAATCCTGTTGCGCAATCCCCTGCTCTGACGGCGAACTCGGCGGCGTGTCGCAGAGCATGGGCCCAACGTGCAGGTTGTTGTTCCGCCTGGAAGGATTCTGCTGCTTCCTCATACAGCGCCGTAGCGTCGGAGAGCCGACCCTGGCGCCGCGCTGACTTTGCTTCAATCACGCAATCGTCACCGCTCATGGGAGACAATCTACGCCTTTGAGGAGCTGTTGAAAACTTGTCTTCGAGACGAAATCTTGGGTCGGGTCCCAGCGCAGTGGAGGTTGGGGTGCGGGGGCGAAATGGAGGGTACCCCCTCCCCCGTCGAAAGTGTGCAAAGTCTTCTAAAAATTAGACTTAGGCTTGGACTTTATTTGCAAAGTCCTGATTCCAAAGGGGAAGCACGTAAAGTATTCAAAGAACTGGGCTTCAGCCCGAAAAGCCGAAGCCCGGCGCTGGCGCGGGGCTGATCTTTCCTTGAGTTAAGCGTATCGCGGCCGTCAAGGGTCTTGGCTTTGATTCAACGACTTGCGGCTCCGTGAAAGAATGTAAGTAATGCCTATTTCAGTCCCTGTTGCGGAAAACGCAACGCCCAGTTCACCGCATACCCGCGATATCCGTTCCACCCGACTCCCAAACGGGCTGCTTGTGCTCACCGAGCGCATGCCTCATCTTCGCTCCGTCTCCATGGGCGTGTGGCTGGACGGCGGATCGCGCGACGAAACTCCGGCGGCGAACGGTATCTCGCACTTTCTAGAGCACATGGTGTTCAAGGGCACCACGACGCGAAGCGCGCAGCAGTTCGCCCGCGAGGCCGACGCGCTGGGCGGCAATGTGGATGCTTTCACGGGCAAAGAGACGGTTTGCTTCTCGATCAAGGTGCTGGACGAGAGCGTGCCCGCGGCGCTGGATCTGCTGACGGACCTCGTTCTGCACCCCACGTTTGCGCCGGATGACATCGTGCGCGAGCGTGGCGTCATTCTGGAAGAGATCAAGATGGACGAGGACAATCCGGACTACCTCGTCCACGAGTTGTTTACGCGGAATTTCTGGCCCCATGACGCGCTGGGACGGCCGATCCTCGGGACGGCGAAGACGGTGTCAAGCTTCAACCAGCAGATTGTGCTCGATGAGTATGCGAAGCGTTTCACTCCGGCGAACATGGTGTTTGCGGCGGCGGGAAATCTGCAGCACGAAGAGTTTCTGGCGCAGGTCGAGGCCGCCTTCGATTCGCTGGCGGCGAGCTCCAGCGACAAACTGGTACGCGGCGCGTCGCCGGCAGTGAAACCGCACATCACGCTGAAGAACAAGAAGTCGCTGGAGCAGGTGCAGATGTGCCTGGCGGTTCCCGGATTGCCGGTGGCGCATGAGGACCGGTACGCGGCGTTCCTGCTGAACTCGATTCTTGGCGGAGGGATGAGCTCGCGGCTGTTTCAGTCGATCCGTGAGGAGCGCGGGCTGGCGTATTCGATCTATTCAGAGCTGAGTCCGTTCCGGGACACCGGATCGTTGGCGGTTTATGCAGGCTGCGGCGTGGAGCGCACGCGCGAGGTGCTGGACCTGACGCTGGCGGAGCTGAACCGGATGAAGTCCGAGCCGGTCGCTGAGGACGATCTGAGGCGGGCGAAGGACCAGATCAAGGGCAACATGGTGCTGGGATTGGAGAGCTCGTCTTCGCGGATGAGCTCGCTGGCACGGCAGCAGATGTATCACGGGCGATTCTTCTCCGCGGAGGAGATTACGGCGGAGGTCGACCGCGTGACCGCTGGCGATATCCGCCGACTGGCGGGAGAGCTGTTCCAAACGGACCGGCTTGCACTGACGCTGCTCGGCAATTTGGGGTCGCTCGAAATCAAGCGCGGGGACTTGGCGTGTTAGCAGGTCAGCGAGTCGCGGGCCGGGGCTGAAGCCCCGGTTCCTGCGAGGTGCCGTTACCGCGGGCTAAAGCCGGCTGCTAATCCGGGGGGCCGGCTAAAGTCGGCGCCCCATTTTTTCGAAAGGGCGGGTTACGGCCCATCCAGAGATGGGCCCTTCCGGGCTGAGCGTCGGAGATCCTTGTGCCGCTTTGTGTGTATCTGCATGTGCATGACGACCGGGAAGCGTGTACGTCTATACTTTGAGTTGTCATTGCTATGAGGATTCCTGCCTTGCAAACCGCATGTTCTGAGCGCGCTGATTTATCCGAAAATCGTTCTAAATCTTCTGTAGCAGAGGCCGGCTTTACGCTGGTCGAGCTGCTCATCGTCATGTCGGTGATCCTGATCCTGATGACGCTGGCCATTCCGGAGATGATGAAAGTCATCATGCGCAGCAATGAGACCTCGGCGATCCAGTCACTGCGCGACCTGAACTCGCAGGAGGGGACATATAACTCGACCTATCCAACGCACGGATTCGCCTGCACGCTGCCGGAGCTTGGCGGTAAGGCTGGGTCGGGACCGCCGTCGCCGGAGGCCGCGCAGTTGATTCCCGACGACCTGGCGAGCGGCGTGAAGGCGGGCTACACGTTCACCATCACCTGCGGCTCGAAGACGACGGTAAACAACGTCGACCAGTACAACAGCTACGCGATCACGGCTGTCCCCAATGCGGTCGGCAAGACCGGACAACGAGGCTTCTGCACGGACGGCAACGCGATTCGCTTCGATCCAAAGGGCGGGACGAACTGCACGGATCTGCTGCAGTAGGCGGCCCAATGGCGTGGGTTGCTCGGTGGGCGGCGCTGTTGCTGCTGGCGGTTGCCGGGGGCACGAGCGCGCAACAGCCCACCGCGGCAGCGTTGGCGAAGAAGGTCGATCAACACTACAACCATCTGCACTCGCTGGAGGCGCGTTACACAGAGCGCTACCAGGGCATGGGAATGGACCGGACGGAGACCGGCACCCTGACCCTGGAGAAGCCCGGGCGGATGCGGTGGGCGTATGACATGCCGGCCGGCAAGGTGTTCATTCTGGATGGAACGAACGCGATCTCGTACACGCCGGGCGATGCGGAGGCGACGAGGTTTCCGGAGAAAAAGCTGGACGATCTGCGGTCGCCGCTGCGGTTTCTGCTGGGGCATACCGAGCTCGAAAAGGAGCTGCACGGGTTGAGTGTGACGCTGGTGAATCTGGATGGGCAGACCGGCTATACGCTGTGGGGCACGCCGGTGGGCATCGAGCAGAGGGTGCGGTCGCTGGCGGTTACGGTCGACGCGGCGGGCCTGATTCACATCCTGCGGATCGAGGAGACGGACGGCGCGATCACGACGTTCACGTTCTCGGACATGCGGGAAAACGCGCCGGTCTCTGACGACGAGTTCCGGTTCATTCCGCCGGACGGCGTGACGGTGATTGATGGCGGAGCGCCCGTCTAAAGCGATTCAGACGCGCATGGTAACTTACCGCCGGTCAGCACAAAGGTACTGAATTTCATCGCCAATCGGCATGCGCTCCGGTTAGAGTGGATGCCGCTATGCTACCGATATCGCGTCGTGTTCTCGGCCGTCCCCTGCCAGGTGTGTGCGTTGTTGTGGGTTCCCTCTCGCTGCTGCTCTCAGGATGCGGCGGCGGTTCCGGCGGCGGAGGCACCACGTGTGGCGCCAGCTGTCCGGTGTCGAGCTACACGATCACGGTTGCGAGCGCGAACCCGGCGAGTGGCGTGTCGATTTCCTATGGCAATTCAGCAACAAGCCTGCTGGCCACCGGCGCGACGCCTCTTACGCTGACGGAAGCCCCCGGAACGATGATGATCTTCAGCGCGCCGGCGACGGCCGGGAATAACAATTTCAGTTCGTGGACCGGATGCACGTCGGTCTCGGGTGCGCAATGCAGCCTGACGGTTTCCGGGAATGTCACGGTCACGGCAAACTACGTGACTGCGGTTGCGCCGGCCGTCACGGTTACACCATCGACTTCGACGATTACGACCAATCAGGCGCTGTCTGTTGGAGTTTCGGTGGCGGCATCGTCGGGCGGAGCCACGCCGACGGGGTCGGTTGTGCTGACGAGCGGAAGCTATACATCGGCAGCGGCGACGCTGAGCAGCGGGTCGGCAACGATCAACATTCCTGCGGGCTCGCTGACGGCGGGAACGGCTTCGCTGAAGGCGACCTACACGCCGGATACGGCGAGCGCGGTCGCGTACACGAGTTCGTCCGGGACGGCGTCCGTGACAGTGAATCCGCCGCCGGCGCCGACGATGAGCATCGGTCTTTCGTCGGCGAGCATTACGACGCTGCAGCCGCTTACGGCGACCGTGACGGTTAGCGGAACGCCGACGCCGACAGGCAGCGTCGTGCTGAGCAGCGGAAGCTATACGTCAGCAGCGACGACGCTGAGCGCTGGAGTTGCGGTGATTACGGTTGCGGCGGGTTCTCTGGCCGCCGGGAACGATACGCTGACTGCAACCTACACGCCGGATTCGGGCAGCTCGTCGACCTATGGGAGTGGAACGAAGACGGCCTCGGTGACGGTGACGACCGTTTATACGCTGACGGTGAACTCTACGAATCCGGCGAGCGGGGTGAACATCACGGCAACAAAGGACGCCAACAACAGCACCGGCGGTAACAGCCCGCTTTCGCTGGTCTATCCATCGGGCACGAACGCCGTACTGACGGCTCCCGCGACCTCGGGGAGCAACACATTCAGCGGGTGGTCGGGATGCAATACGACGTCCACGACGACGTGCAACATCACGGTGAACGCCAACGCGACCGTGACGGCGGTGTACAGCGTGCCTTTACAGATCACGGTCTCGCCGGCGAGCGGGAATGTGACGATCGGGCAGTCGCAGCAATTCACGGCGACGGTTACCGGGCTCAGCCCCACGACGGTGACTTGGAGCGTTGCCGTGGCGTCGGGTACGGGGAGTGCCGGGACGATCTCCTCCGCGGGGTTTTATCAGACGCCTTATCCGGCGCCGACGAGCGTGACGATCACGGCAACAAGTACGGCGAACACTTCCATCAGCGGCTCGGCGACGGTGAATCTGATTGCGCCGGCGAGTACGGCGGGGCCGGCGCTGTCTGTTGACGCAGGCACTGTGACCGGAACGATCAGCCCGTTGATCTATGGGATGAACGGATATCTGCTGGATCCGACAACCGCGAAGAACGCGAATATTTCCGTGGTGCGCTGGGGCGGCGATGACACGTCGCGCTACAACTACCAGACGGGCGTCGTGAATTCCGCGGCTGACTACTACTTCGAGAATTTCAACGGCGCCAACAGCATGCTGCCGAACGGAAACAACGGCAACGGCACAAACTTCAACGACTTCATCGCGGAGACGACTAGTCTCGGCGTGAAGTCGATCGGCACTGCGCCTGTTCTTGGCTGGGTTTCAAACAGCGCAACGCATAGCGGAACAAACACCGGCTGCAGCTTCCCGAAGACCGGGCTGAACGGCCAGGCCTCCTACCCGAACCAGCAGAGCTACAACGGCGATGGCTGCGGCAATGGCGTCGAGTCGGATGGCAAGACCGATCTGTTCGGCAACAACACCGTCGCGTCGTTCACCAGCGTTGGAACGCCGCCGCCGACTGCACCCGGAGCTGGGGCTGCAACCAACACGTGGGCGCTGACCACGTGGGCGGGTGGCTGGGTGAACTGCCTGCTGACGGGCAGCACGAACGGGACTCAGTACTGCGGCAATGCCGGCGGGCATGACGCGACGATCTGGGATCTCGACAACGAGCCCGCCTGGTGGGATGCGGTGCACCGGGATGTGCACCCGAACCCCTCGACCTATGACGAGGTCACGAATGGCGGCATCGGAACCGCGCTGGCCATCAAGGTGGCCGATTCCAGCGCGCTGGTCAGCGGGCCGGTGATCGACTACTGGTGGAACTACTTCTACTCCAAGCAGGACATCGAGAACGGCTGGGCGAAGGGTTCACCTTGCTATCAGCCTTGGAGTGATCCGACGGACCGTGCAGCGCATGGCGGCACGCCGATGATCGTCTATTACCTCCAGCAGATGGCGTCGGCGTCCAGCACGTACAACATGCGTCTGCTCGATTACCTCACTATTCACTCGTACGTTGCCGGAACGTACAACGGATCGCAGGTGTCGTTCACGACGGCGGGGGATACGGCCGAGCAGCAGGTCCGCATGAACTCGACGCGCGCGCTGTGGGACCCAACGTATACAGATCCGAACTTTCCGCAGCCCAACTACTCCACTGACTCGAACTACACCTCCAGTTGCTCGGTGCCGCTGCAGGCGCCGCAGATCATCCCCATGATGCATTCGTGGATTACAACCGGATGGACGGGCACGACCTACGCGGCGCCCGGAACCTCCATCGACGAGTACAACTTCGGCGGGCTGGAGTCCATTAACGGCGCTGTCACGCAGGCGGACGTGCTCGGGATCTTCGGCAAGTACGGCTTGACGATGGGCGTCTTCTGGCCGACAAGCACTTACCAGACGTCCTCCGGCACGCTGACGCAACCCGGAGCCGTGATGGCCTTCGAGATGTACC
This Acidobacteriaceae bacterium DNA region includes the following protein-coding sequences:
- a CDS encoding outer membrane lipoprotein carrier protein LolA — encoded protein: MAWVARWAALLLLAVAGGTSAQQPTAAALAKKVDQHYNHLHSLEARYTERYQGMGMDRTETGTLTLEKPGRMRWAYDMPAGKVFILDGTNAISYTPGDAEATRFPEKKLDDLRSPLRFLLGHTELEKELHGLSVTLVNLDGQTGYTLWGTPVGIEQRVRSLAVTVDAAGLIHILRIEETDGAITTFTFSDMRENAPVSDDEFRFIPPDGVTVIDGGAPV
- a CDS encoding glycoside hydrolase family 44 protein, which produces MLPISRRVLGRPLPGVCVVVGSLSLLLSGCGGGSGGGGTTCGASCPVSSYTITVASANPASGVSISYGNSATSLLATGATPLTLTEAPGTMMIFSAPATAGNNNFSSWTGCTSVSGAQCSLTVSGNVTVTANYVTAVAPAVTVTPSTSTITTNQALSVGVSVAASSGGATPTGSVVLTSGSYTSAAATLSSGSATINIPAGSLTAGTASLKATYTPDTASAVAYTSSSGTASVTVNPPPAPTMSIGLSSASITTLQPLTATVTVSGTPTPTGSVVLSSGSYTSAATTLSAGVAVITVAAGSLAAGNDTLTATYTPDSGSSSTYGSGTKTASVTVTTVYTLTVNSTNPASGVNITATKDANNSTGGNSPLSLVYPSGTNAVLTAPATSGSNTFSGWSGCNTTSTTTCNITVNANATVTAVYSVPLQITVSPASGNVTIGQSQQFTATVTGLSPTTVTWSVAVASGTGSAGTISSAGFYQTPYPAPTSVTITATSTANTSISGSATVNLIAPASTAGPALSVDAGTVTGTISPLIYGMNGYLLDPTTAKNANISVVRWGGDDTSRYNYQTGVVNSAADYYFENFNGANSMLPNGNNGNGTNFNDFIAETTSLGVKSIGTAPVLGWVSNSATHSGTNTGCSFPKTGLNGQASYPNQQSYNGDGCGNGVESDGKTDLFGNNTVASFTSVGTPPPTAPGAGAATNTWALTTWAGGWVNCLLTGSTNGTQYCGNAGGHDATIWDLDNEPAWWDAVHRDVHPNPSTYDEVTNGGIGTALAIKVADSSALVSGPVIDYWWNYFYSKQDIENGWAKGSPCYQPWSDPTDRAAHGGTPMIVYYLQQMASASSTYNMRLLDYLTIHSYVAGTYNGSQVSFTTAGDTAEQQVRMNSTRALWDPTYTDPNFPQPNYSTDSNYTSSCSVPLQAPQIIPMMHSWITTGWTGTTYAAPGTSIDEYNFGGLESINGAVTQADVLGIFGKYGLTMGVFWPTSTYQTSSGTLTQPGAVMAFEMYRNYDGNKSTFGDKELSSTTGDQSKLAVYAASRTSDGAVTVVVINKTFGSLTDTLSINNLTTTATQAQVYQYSNANLNAIASLPAATITAGSGTNPSTISSVTFPAQSITLFVIPSH